GCTTTTGGCGATGCGCTTGAGCGTAGGAGATCAAATTGACCGGATGGAATTGACATTAGATCTTCCTTGACCCCAGCTCCCATAAACTTCTTTATGATATTCATTGCAAACGAGTTTACTTCTCTagcttcttcatcatcttgtgGTGTTTAAACTATTAGCAAAAATATGAAACTCCCCTTCATTGACTCTTTATATCAGAGTAGTCCCGCCAAGTccttttattttgatattcTGATTTTTATTGCCGTAACACATGATATGAAAATCAAGCAACTTTTGAAACCTTCAAACAAAATAGATTGATGAGCAGTGAGTTTGATATACAGTACTTATGTTTGGGATAAGTTCTACCCTAAAGTTGAATATCAAGTTTCTTAGATGTTTTAGAAACTATCCCGTTTGGTTAGTAAAGTAGTATGAATGTACTGCTAAAGTTATGTCGATCATTTTCTCAAGCTAGCTACAATGTTACGTTGTTAAAAGAAAGTAAAGGCAAGATAATATCAGGGAAAAAGATTATCAAATGGGTCAACGATTCCAGTTTGTctaagaaagaaatggGTAAGATAGATAAAGAGAAGATGGATACGTGGAAAAGACAAAACATAGCCctgaaagaaaaattcaaaggGGAACGTTGGGctccaaagaaaaagttaTCTCGAACCGAGATGGGTAGTGTCAGATTACTCAGGGAGCAATTCCCAGATATGACCGCGAGCGAGCTGGGTGAAAAGTTTAAAGTTTCTCCAGAAGcaattagaagaatttTGAAGAGTAATTGGAAGCCGTCTGAGGACGAAGATAGAAGAATTGCCCAGAGATGGAAGAAAAGGGGGGAAAAgatcaaatatttatatggGTCTACAAGATTAGGGGATGAACGAGTCTCTGCTTCAACTGTTGATCCAggtaaaaaataatacttaCTTCGATAGGTGATAGCCGCGAACACGTTATCAGGTCTATTGACAAAACTGAAAGAAGTCGTATGCTCGTTGAGAATAGAAACtcaaagagaagaaaagataaGTTATATCTTTTAGAGGAAGCCTTGCATCAAAGTAAATGAACATACCGCATAGAAGTGCTGAACACTAATAATCCTGTATATACTAAACATAAAGATGTAATActattcattcattcataaaataaactatatttttcatttagGGATTTTCCCTTGAACATACCAACCTTTGATTTGACGAATTGAGACTGCTACCTTTTTAGCTTTATGTATTACCTTCTCCGAAGTATCAGTTAACTGCATCTGGTCGGTTAGTAATTTTACTTGGAAACTAAACGATGCAATGTCGTTCGACGATGAGTGAATGGATTGGTTGATATGATTTAACTTCCAGACAGCACCATTTATTTTACTCTCTATATCTGGCCAATGGGTCTGCGCTTCGAATGTTACTTCTTTctcaaataaatcatctgTCTGAATGCATCTTTCTGCTGACTTGTCCTGTTTATTGAATTCCAGCGTGGAAACAGGTGTTGTTCGTAATTTCTTCTGTGCGCTGTTTACCACTCTCCTTATCCTCAATAAAGTATAAAGAGATAACTGGTGTCTTTGTTCAAACTGTACTCTTAATAACGGCTCCAATACTAGACTAACTAcagaatatataaaagcAGTGGTAAAGCCAACGTTGTAAAATAATGCCTTGATAGTGGATAATGTCTTATCTCGCGGATTATatggtattatttttttgtcatCTGGCCAAGTCATTGTAGTCATTTGTATTCTACCCACCTTGCTTTTGGCAAACTTACTGGTTACTTTATGAAGCCTTCCTTC
Above is a genomic segment from Naumovozyma dairenensis CBS 421 chromosome 6, complete genome containing:
- the RRG9 gene encoding mitochondrial ribosome assembly protein RRG9 (similar to Saccharomyces cerevisiae YNL213C; ancestral locus Anc_2.34), which encodes MNVLLKLCRSFSQASYNVTLLKESKGKIISGKKIIKWVNDSSLSKKEMGKIDKEKMDTWKRQNIALKEKFKGERWAPKKKLSRTEMGSVRLLREQFPDMTASELGEKFKVSPEAIRRILKSNWKPSEDEDRRIAQRWKKRGEKIKYLYGSTRLGDERVSASTVDPGKK
- the PEX17 gene encoding Pex17p (similar to Saccharomyces cerevisiae PEX17 (YNL214W); ancestral locus Anc_2.33); this translates as MTTMTWPDDKKIIPYNPRDKTLSTIKALFYNVGFTTAFIYSVVSLVLEPLLRVQFEQRHQLSLYTLLRIRRVVNSAQKKLRTTPVSTLEFNKQDKSAERCIQTDDLFEKEVTFEAQTHWPDIESKINGAVWKLNHINQSIHSSSNDIASFSFQVKLLTDQMQLTDTSEKVIHKAKKVAVSIRQIKGWYVQGKIPK